DNA sequence from the Desulfuromonas thiophila genome:
GTTCCTGTCGCTGCAACTGCAGCAGTTCGTCGGTGGAAAACACCCGGTCGAGATCCAGCAGCAGAATAAACTGCTCGCCGCGCCGCCCCATGCCCTGGATAAAGCCGGTTTCCAGCCGCGTCCCCATGCGTGGTGGCGGTTCGATTTCCTGCCGATCCAGTTCCAGCACCTCCTGCACCGCATCCACCAGACAGCCCAGCACCGTGCCTTCACCATCGATGGTAACCTCGCAGATGATGATGCAGGTGTTGACCGTTTCATCCGCTGCCGGCAGAGAAAACTTGCGCCGCATGTCCACCACCGCCACGGCGCTGCCGCGCAGATTGATCACCCCGCACATGAATGCCGGCATGCGCGGCACCCGTGTCAGGGTCGACACATCGAGCACCTCGCGCACGGTTTCGATGTTAAGGGCAAAGATTTCGTGATCGAGACTGAAGGTCAGATACTGACTGGTCTGCTTTTCTCCGCTCGCCATAGCTCCTCCGGCCATATCGGGCTATCTGTTCGTTCGGCTGACGGGCCGGGCCGGCCCGTCAGCGCTGGGTTTTCACTCGCCGGTCTCAATACTCCTCGAACTCGTCGTCGAGCTTGTCCTTGCCGCTGCCCATGTCGAGCAGTACCCCGGTGCCGCTGGCAGCGCCAGCCTTGGCCGCCGGCCGGGCGGAGGAGGTTTTGGTCGCATGCGCGATGCGGACGGGCGGACGGGCAGCCGCTTTTTTTGTCGCACTTTGGCCGCCAGCCAGCTTGAAGAAG
Encoded proteins:
- a CDS encoding chemotaxis protein CheW: MASGEKQTSQYLTFSLDHEIFALNIETVREVLDVSTLTRVPRMPAFMCGVINLRGSAVAVVDMRRKFSLPAADETVNTCIIICEVTIDGEGTVLGCLVDAVQEVLELDRQEIEPPPRMGTRLETGFIQGMGRRGEQFILLLDLDRVFSTDELLQLQRQEQAPAV